A stretch of DNA from Halorubrum sp. BOL3-1:
TGGAAGCGGAAGTCCACGTCATCGGCCGCGGGGGACTGCTCTGTGACATGAATTACATGATGGAGGCGAACACCATCGGGAGCCACGACGATCCGAACCCCGACACCGAGTACGGGGAGATTCCGGTGTGGAACCTCGTCATCGACCATCCGGAGGCGACGATCCTGTGGGACACCGGGTCACACCACGACGCCGCCGACGGCCACTGGCCGGAGGGGCTCGTTCAGGCGTTTTACCCGCACGACGCGAGCGAACACCGGCTCGACGACGACCTCGAGGCGGCCGGCTACTCGCTCGACGACATCGACGCGGTGTTCCAGAGCCACCTCCATCTCGACCACGCCGGCGGACTGGAGTTCTTCGCGGGCACCGACACGCCCGTATACGTCCACGAGGCGGAGCTGAAGTTCGCCTACTACAGCGCGAAGACGGACGAGGGGAGCGCCGCGTACGTCCTCGACGACTTCGACCATGACCTGAACTGGCAGGTACTCCACCGCGACCGCGAGGAGCGGTTCGCCGACCTGGAGTTCGTCCGGTTCCCCGGCCACACGCCGGGACTCACCGGGAGCGTGATCCACCTCGACGACGAGGGGACGGTCGTGTTCACCGGCGACCAGGTGTACATGGACGAGAACTACGAGGCGGGGACGCCCCTCGGCGGCCCCCTCGTGTGGGGGAAGACGCAATGGGCCGAGAGCATCGAACGGATCCGCGAGCTGGAGCGGCGCCACGACGCGGAGGTCGTCTTCGGCCACGACCCCGACCAGTTCGAAGCGATCCAGCCGGGGTGGGGAGTGTGAGCTACGAGCGCTCCGTCTCCGCCGACCCCCACGATCTCTCCCCCGAGACCGTCTGGGAGGTCCAGATGCCGGCGATCCGCGTCGGCGCCGGCGCCGCCGCCGAGCTCGGCTACCAGCTCGGGCAGCTCGGGCTTGACGGCGACGAGCGCGGGCTGATCGTCACCGACTCCGACCTCACCTCGCTGGGCCACGTCGCCCGCGTCGCCGACGAGCTGGCGGCCGACGGGTTCGACGCGGACGTGTACGACGGCGCCGAGCGCGAGCCGAGCGTCGAGGCCGTCGAGGAGTGTATCGCGTTCGTCCGCGAGGAGATGGGCGAGGACGGCTACGACTTCTACCTCGGCCTCGGCGGCGGCAGCTGTATGGACACTGCGAAGGCGACGCGAGCGGTCGTCGCCAACGGCGGCGACGTGCTCGACTATGTGGCGGCGCCGACCGGCGCCGGCGAGACGCTCACGGAGTCCGGGCCGCCGCTCATTCTGCTCCCGACGACCGCGGGGACGGGCTCGGAGATCTCGCCGGTCGCGATCCTCTCGGTGCCGGCGAAGAACATCAAGGAGGGGATCTCCAGCCCGCACGTCCGCGCCGACGCCGCCGTCCTCGACCCGACGCTCACCACGACGCTGCCGCCGGATCTTACCGCGAAGACGGCGATGGACGCGCTCGGTCACGCGATCGAGGGGTACACGACCCACCGGTACGAGGACCTCCTCCGGCCAGAGGACCCGGCCGATCGCCCCGTCTACGCCGGCCGAACCGGCTTCACCGAGATGTTCAGCGAGAAGGCGATAGACCTGCTCTCCTCGAACGTGCGCCGCGTCGTCAACAACGGCGACGACATCGAGGCGCGCGGCGCGATGCTGAAGGGCGCGCTATTCGGCGCCATCGCCGGGCTCACGGCCGGCGCGAGCCTCGCTCACGCGATGGCGTACCCCGTCGGGAACAACTACCACACCTTCCACGGGGAGACCATCGCGGCGCTCACGCCCGCCAGCACCCTCGGTTACAACGTCGCCAGCGACCCGCCGCGGTTCGCGAAGGTAGCGGAGACGCTCGGCGCCGACACGTCGGGGATGAGCACCCGCGAGGCAGCCGACGAGGCCCGCGAGGAGTTCGTGCGGCTCCAGCGGGACCTCAACGTCCTCCCGAGCGGGCTCAACGAACTGGCCGGGGTCACCGTCGACGACACCGGCGCCCTCGCCGAGAGCACGGTCGAGAGCCAACAGCGGCTGCTCCGGTGTAACCCGCGGCCCGTGACGAAGGAAGACGTCGAGGAGGTGTTCCAGGACGCGCTGTACAACTGGGAATAGCGAACTGTCGGGTCGGTCAACTGCGTGTGGTCAGTGCGT
This window harbors:
- a CDS encoding N-acyl homoserine lactonase family protein; protein product: MVEAEVHVIGRGGLLCDMNYMMEANTIGSHDDPNPDTEYGEIPVWNLVIDHPEATILWDTGSHHDAADGHWPEGLVQAFYPHDASEHRLDDDLEAAGYSLDDIDAVFQSHLHLDHAGGLEFFAGTDTPVYVHEAELKFAYYSAKTDEGSAAYVLDDFDHDLNWQVLHRDREERFADLEFVRFPGHTPGLTGSVIHLDDEGTVVFTGDQVYMDENYEAGTPLGGPLVWGKTQWAESIERIRELERRHDAEVVFGHDPDQFEAIQPGWGV
- a CDS encoding hydroxyacid-oxoacid transhydrogenase → MSYERSVSADPHDLSPETVWEVQMPAIRVGAGAAAELGYQLGQLGLDGDERGLIVTDSDLTSLGHVARVADELAADGFDADVYDGAEREPSVEAVEECIAFVREEMGEDGYDFYLGLGGGSCMDTAKATRAVVANGGDVLDYVAAPTGAGETLTESGPPLILLPTTAGTGSEISPVAILSVPAKNIKEGISSPHVRADAAVLDPTLTTTLPPDLTAKTAMDALGHAIEGYTTHRYEDLLRPEDPADRPVYAGRTGFTEMFSEKAIDLLSSNVRRVVNNGDDIEARGAMLKGALFGAIAGLTAGASLAHAMAYPVGNNYHTFHGETIAALTPASTLGYNVASDPPRFAKVAETLGADTSGMSTREAADEAREEFVRLQRDLNVLPSGLNELAGVTVDDTGALAESTVESQQRLLRCNPRPVTKEDVEEVFQDALYNWE